The genomic DNA GAAGATGCTCTCCGTATAGAATATAAATTAATATGAATACCCCGAGAATGACGTAGAGGTTGGAGATGTACACCAGCCACTGCAGCAACCTCATCTTCTTCTCGGGGGTCCCAAACCACTCCTTTGCCTTGCGCTCGGCCCATCCTGTCATGCTCACGTGGCAGAGGCTGCAGCCTCGGCAGCAGCCTTGGCCGCCTTTTCAGCCTCTTCAGCCTTGGCGCGCTTCTGAGCCTTCGCCTTGAGCTTCTTCAGTCTGACTATGTTGTCCCTGTCCATCTCCTCCAGCGCGAAGCCTATGAACCTGATTGTGTCCTTGATATCGGGTATGACCTTGAACTCGAGAGCGTTGACACGCCTCTTGGTCTTCTCGATATCATCTACGAGCTTCATCAGCGATGTCTCTACCTCAGCAGCTGTGATTATCTTGTCCACTAGGCTCTCGTAGGCGTCTGCAGCCTCGTCTATGGCAGCGCTTGTTCCTATAATACCATATCCTCGCTCGTACATCTTCTTGTGCACGGCCTCTGCGGATATCTTGGGAACAACAACGCCCATTATGTTCCTGGACTGCAGATCCACGGCTGGCTCCTGCTGCAGGGCAAAGGCCACGCTCTTTATGGCTATGGTGCCATCTGCAGCCTTCGCCATGTTGAGCCTTTGCTCCGCCCGGAGGTAATCCTGGACGAGCTCTTCCCGTATCGTCTTCGCCCTGTTCAGCACCTCAAAAAATTCGATCATGAGGCCGTCGCGCTTCATCTTGAGGAGCTCGTGACCGGTCTGTGCCACCTTAATCCTTCTTCGAAGGGCGATGAGCACGGCCCTGGTCGGCTTTGTCCCTCTTATTACGGCCATGATCTCACTCTTTCTTTGCGGTGCCTGCGTACTTCGGATGGTACTTCTTGATGAACTTGTCGTCGATCCTGGTGAGCATCGTCTCGGGCAGCATCGAGAGGAGCTCCCATCCGATGGTGAGGGTCTCTATGATGGACCTATCCTCATCCCTGCCCTGATTGACGAACCTGCGCTCGAACTGGTCGGCGAACTCCAGGATGAGCTTGTCGCGCTCGGAGAGCGCCTCCTTGCCGACGATCGCAGCAAGGCCCCTCAGATCGCAGCCCTCTGCGTAGTACGCGTAGAGCTGATCCGATACGGCCCTGTGGTCCTCTCTGGTGTGTCCGGCGCCGATTCCCGAATTCATCAGCCTGCTCAGGGACGGGCGGATGTCGATGGGTGGATAGATGCCCTTCCTGTGGAGCTCACGCGATACGATAAGCTGGCCCTCTGTGATGTATCCTGAGAGGTCTGGAATCGGATGTGTTATGTCGTCGCCTGGCATCGTGAGGATCGGGAACTGTGTAATCGATCCCTTCTTGCCCTTTATGATTCCGGCACGCTCGTAGTTCGTGGCAAGGTCTGTGTACATGTAACCCGGATAGCCGCGACGTCCTGGGACCTCCTCTCGGGCAGCTCCCATCTGTCTCAGAGACTCGCAGTAGTTGGTCATGTCTGTGTAGATGACCAGCACGTGCATGTCCAGATCGAACGCCAGGTACTCAGCTGTGGTCAGCCCCAGCTTTGGAGTCAGGAGCCTCTCGACAGCCGGGTCGTCTGCCAGGTTGAGGAAGATCACGGCCCTCTCGAGAGCACCTGTCCTCTCGAAGTCTGCCATGAAGTGCTGGGCCTCCTCGTTTGTGATGCCCATGGCGCAGAAGACCACCGCGAACTCCTCTGCCTCACCCAGGACCTTTGCCTGACGGGCGATCTGAAGGGCAACATCATTATGCGGGAGACCCGCACCCGAGAAGATGGGCAGCTTCTGCCCCCTCACAAGGGTGTTTGTCCCGTCTATGGTCGATATGCCCGTCTGGATGAAGGCTCTGGGCTTCTCCCTCGAGGCTGGGTTTATGGCAGCCCCGATGATCTCGCGCTCCACCTCTGGAACAATGGGTGGCCCACCATCCCTCGGCCTGCCGGAGCCGGAGAGAACCCTCCCTATGATGCTCGGAGAGAGCGGCATCTTGATGACGTCTCCGGTGAATCTCACGGAGCTATCCTTTGAGAGGCCACCGGTACCCTCGAAGACCTGGACGACGACGATCTCATCCGAGGTGTCCAGGACCTGGCCTCTCTTCACCTCACCGCTGGCCGTCCTGATCTCGACGAGCTCACCGTAGCCTACTGGCTCGGTCTTCTCGACGAACACCAGGGGTCCAGAGATCTCGGTTATAGTCTTGTATTCCTTGGTCATTGGCAACCCCCTTACTTCAGAGCCTCGAACTCGGCCTTCATCTGGTCCATGACCTTCTTGAGGTCGGGCTCGTAGTCCTCAACCATCCTGAGCTTGGCTAGTGCGTCTTTGGAGGGTACGCTCTTGATCTGATCGACCGCTACACCCCTGCGGAGGGCATCGAATGCGTAGTCCCTGTATGTCAGTATCGCCTTCAGGAGATCGTACTGCTTCTTGTACGGGCAGAATGTATCGACCGGATGGAACGCGCTCTGCGCCAGCCAGAAGTTGATGATCATCCTGGCAACCTCGAGTGTGAGCTGCTGATCCTCAGGCAGCGCATCCGAGCCGACCAGCATGACGATCTCCTCAAGCTCGGCGTTCTCCTGCAGTATCGCCATGGCTCTTCTCTTCAGCTGGTTCCAGTCAGGGGCGACATTCTCCGCATACCAGCTCTCCAGATCCTTCTCGTACAGCGAGTAGGAATCGAGCCAGTTGATCGAGGGGAAGTGCCTGCGCTGTGTCAGCCTGGAATCGAGCGCCCAGAAGACCTTGACGATACGGAGCGTGTTCTGAGTCACAGGCTCTGTGAAGTCTCCACCAGGCGGAGATACCGCGCCCACGACAGCCACAGATCCCTCACCGCCGGCTAGAACCTCAGCCCTTCCAGCGCGCTCGTAGAAGTCGGCAAGCCTCGCAGCCAGATACGCAGGATAGCCCTCCTCACCAGGCATCTCCTCAAGCCTCGAGGCGAGCTCTCTCATGGCCTCCGCCCATCTTGATGTCGAGTCCGCGGTCATCAGCACATCGTAGCCCATGTCTCTGTAGTACTCTGCTGTTGTCATCCCCGTGTAGATCGATGCCTCTCGAGCAGCGACCGGCATGTTGGATGTGTTGGCGTAGACGATCGACCTCTCGAGCAGCGGCCTGTTCGTCCTCGGATCCACCAGCTCGGGGAACTCGTGGAGCAGATCTGCCATCTCATTGCCACGCTCACCACATCCGACGTAGATGACTATATCGACGTCAGACCACTTTGAGAGCGTCTGCTGCATGACAGTCTTGCCCGTTCCGAATCCTCCCGGGATGGCTGCTGTCCCGCCCTTTGCCAGCGGGAAGAAACCATCGATGACCCTCTGGCCTGTTCTCAGCGGGATTGTCGGTGGCAGCTTCCTCACGACAGGCCGCGCCTGACGGACGGGCCACTTCTGGAGCATCGTGAGCTCAGAGCCATCCTCGAGCACACAGACTGTCTCCTCAACTGTAAAGTTCCCGCTGTATATCTCCTTGACGACCCCACCCTTGTGCTTCGGTGGGACCATGATCTTGTGTTTGATCAGGAGCTGCTCCTGGACCTCGCCTATGGGCTGCCCGGGCTTTACCGTATCGCCCTTCTTCACCAGGGGCTTGAACTCCCACTTCTTCTTGTGATCTACGCCATCGACGAAGAGGCCTCTGCTGATGAAGTCTCCAGACTTCTCGGCCAGCAAGGGAAGCGGTCTCTGAACGCCATCGTAGATCTGAGTGAGGATGCCGGGACCAAGCTGGGCCACCAGAGGCCCTCCGGTCTCCTTGACCGGCTCACCAGGCTTGATACCCGAGGTATCCTCGTATACCTGGATGATGTGCTTATCTCCGGAAATGCCGATGACCTCACTCATCAGGCCTTCCTCGCCGACCAGAACCAGGTCGTACATCGAAGCCTTCAGACCAACGGCCTGCACGACCGGCCCGGCGACTCTCTTTACTCTTCCTACTTCCATAAATCGACACCTATTGCCCTTTTAATCTTCTCTCTCATCTCTGTGCTTTGCTCGGTTCCGATAGCGATAACAGTAGGCCTAACGGAGTTAGATAAGGTCGACTGCAGCCTCTTGGGAAGCCTGTTGTAGTCATTCTGATGCAGAACCAGAATTCCTACATTCGGATCAGCCATTACCTCATTTATCTTGTTTATCAGCTCCTCTTCCGAGGTGGCCTCGTAGGCTTTCTTGATCCCTGCGAGGCTGAATCCGATAACCGCATCACTATTGCCTATAACTGCAATCTCCATTATGCCACCACCATCTGCTCCTCGATAAGCTCGTTAGGCAGTCCAGCCTCCTTCCCTCTGACGATCTTCCTGATGTTGGCAACCTCTGTCTCCTTTGTGACGATGTAGCCAAGCACAGGCAGGATCGACAGCGGATGGTAGTTGGACAGAGACCAGGCGTATCTTATGAGATATGCCTTCAGCCTTGCTTCTATTCTGCTCACGCTATCGAGGTCCGCGGTCGCCACATCCGAGATTGCGCTCCAGAACGGATAGCCTTCAAGCCCCCTGACGAAATCCGCATAGGGCTGTCCTGCCATCCTGCTCAGCTCCTCGCTGAGCTTGCCGCCAGGTATCAGATTCTCTTGAACGATGCTAGCCTCGATTCCAGCCTTGTTCATCCGGAAGAGGGTTATGAGGTTCCTGATATCGATCTCTCTCTTCACGTATTTGAGAAGGAGACCGCCGCCAACTGATAGCGTCCCGCCCACAGCGCGCTCCATTCTGAAGTAATAGAGCTTGTCAAGGGCGTTCTCCACAGAGGCGAGGGACTTCCCATCGTACTTGGAGAGAGCCTCAGCGAAGTCTGTGCCCTCGAATGCTGTTATGACATCGTTGATCGAGTCCTTCTTGGCAAGCCCTTCCAGAAACTCCTGGTCCAGCTCGCCCGCAGGCACTATGTACTTCATTATCTCCGAGTCGCTGGCGCCATAGAACTTTCCACGGAGGATCGTCTTTATGTTCCAGATGTCCCAGCGCCTCAGGTACTCCAGTATCAGGAACTGGGGCTCGTCTATCGAGACCTCAAGGAGCTTCCTGTAGGTCTTTGCCAGGTTTGCAAAGGTTGCATGCTCGATCAGCTCTGCACCGGAGTAGTCCTTGGCGAGAGCATCGATCTCCTCTTTGTACTGGGTCTCTTCGAGGTATCTTGCGATCTCTGGTATATCCATGTTCAGCATTCTGGCATACATCTCGTTGGGTATGAGCTTCGTTTTCATCGCCCTTACCCTGCCCGTGATGTATGCGTACTTCACCGGTTTTCCGAACTTCGGCAAACGTAGTACTGGCATCGCGCTCACCCGAACAAGAGCTTGGAGACCTCTTTGACCTTGGCGTTAAAGATATCCCGCGCTAGAGTCTCATATGAGTGATCAAACCTCACTGACCCGTCCTTGCTCTCGACCACCACGCCACCGATTATATCCAGCGTGCCTCCGTAGTTTGGGACAAGAGAGGATACGAAGGCCTGATCTCTCTTGCTGGAGTAGACCTTCATATCCTTGAGATCATAGGGCTCCAGGAGCTTCTTTATAAGAGCCTCGTTCTTGTCCTTTGGCAGGTTTGTGACCGCGTCGAGGAACTTAATCCTCACCTGCTCGAGGACCTCTTTATGAACGTTCAGCTCAGCCCTCTTGAGCTCCAGGTTTGCGCTGGACATCTCCCTGCGCACAAGAGCCTCTATGTCGTGCTTTGCCTCTGCCTCTTTCCTGGACTTTATCTCGGCGGCACGTTCTCTGGCCTCGCTAAGTATTCTGGCAACTTCCTGCTCAGTCTCCGCATTTATCTCGGCGACCTTGCTCTTGCTTGTTGCCAGAATATCCTCAACCACTGCATCTAGTGCCATTGCCTCTCACCCTTTTGGATGGGGGGTGCTCAGAGTAACGCGGCGAAGGGTGACCAGGCGAACATCAGGATCAGCGAGACGGCAAGCCCGAAGATGATCAGCGTCTCGGGCAGCAGCATCAGGAACAGGCCCTTGCCCAGGAATCCAGGCTCCTCTGCAACGACGCCGACGACGGCGGCTCCGATGCCCTGCTCACCGACACCCGCACCGATACCGGCAAGCCCAGTCGCAAGACCTGCACCAACTGCCAACAGACCGTACATTACTCCTGCATCCGTTATAGCCATATTCCTCAAACCTCCTTACTATTATTATAACCATCCTGTATTTTTGTTCGTCCCATTATACCTTCAGATACCTCCGGACATGTCCGAAGGGGCTGTACTCAACTCCACCACCATGCTGGCTGTAGAACTTGGTGAACATCTCGACGTAATGCAACCTCAGGGGGTGCATGAACGGAGATAATATACCAAGCAGCAGGTTGATGAAGTGTACCACAAGCAGCACGATGACTCCCACGATGTAAGCGACCATCGTGAGGTGCTCACCGCCGCTGAGCATCGGCATGATGACGCCAAAGGCCAGCTTGTTGGCTGCAAACGCAACACCAACTGACGCGAGGCCAATGGCCAGGAGCCTCAGGTAGGAGATCAGGTTGCTCACGTAGAACGGAAGATGCGTGGCACCCATTACACCCTCCGGGCCCATGACCATCATGACGATAGACACCACAACAAGGAGCCCCATGAGATACACCAGGGGCATGAAGCCCAGAACCAGGCCGAGAAGCAGCAGCGCAAAAGCCACCTGGAATATCAGCACCGGAAGCCGCTCGAAGTATGCGTGCTTCTTCTCACCATAATTGAGCTCTGTCTTGACGCCGAGAATAGAACCGATTCCACAATGGAGAACACCTATGAAGATACTGACACCGATCAACATCAGCACCGCATTAGTGGCCAGCCTGTACAGCGGGAACATCCCCATCGGACCAACCCTGCCAAGCGGACCGAAGACACCCTCGCCGAAGAACCTTCCGGATTCCTCCAGCGCAAGGATCTCCTCATGTGGCAGCTGCCCGAAGACCTTCCCCCACAGGCCCATTGGCCCGAAGATCTCGCCGAAGATCAGGCCGAATATTATGGACCAGACGCTTGCAATCATCACAATGTTGATCAGCTGTGTCCACCCTTCAGTTCTGAACTTCTTCTTCAGCATCACGAGTACGAGTAGTATCATGATGCCATATGCAACGTCTCCGAGGATCATCCCGAACATTATCGGGAAGAACACGAATATCAGAAGCGTTGGATCAAACTCTTTGTACTCAGGTATCGCGAAAAGCCTGGTTATGAGCTCGTAAGGCTTCACAATCCCGGGGTTCTCGATCTTTGTGGGTATGTCCTCGCCCTTCTTCTCGACCAGCTCCTCCATCTCATTCTCAGGGAGTTTCTCAACGTGTATTCTGCCGCCGGTTGTGCTCTCAAGCGCACTCTTGAGCTTATCATAGTCCGCTGATGGAACGTAGCCATCTATGACAAACGCGTTCTCGCTTGTTGCAAACCTGAGAGGCGCATCGGTCTTCTGGGTCTGGATGCTCAGATACTCATCTGCAGCAAGTATTATGTCCTCATACTGCTTCTTGAGATCCTTGAGCTTCTTCTGCAGTGGCTCCTTCTCCGACTCCAGCCGCTTGATCTCCGCCTCCAGCGTGGATATGGCCACATCTGGAGCTCCGGTAAGCTTTGGAACCGAGATCTCCGCAAACCCATGCTCGGCAAGAACCGCCTGAACCTCAGAGGCCTTCTCAACGGGCACGAACACCGCGACTACCGTGGTGTTCTTGAAGCTCCCTGTGAAGACCTCGCTCTTGGGAGCGACCTTTGCGACATCGGCATCAACTGCAGACTCAACCGTCCCTACGAAAACCGCCAGGGTCTCATAGCCCGAGTACAGCTCTATGGGCAGGTCAATCGCCGCCAGTGGCCGAAGCGCATTGATCTGATCCTGCTTTGATTTGACCTCGGCCTCGATTGCAGTTATGCGCTCGTAGGTGGAGGTCACCTCCTCCGCAAGCCTTCCCAGCAGATCGTCCATCTGGGATACTATCTGGGACTCCGCAAACCTGACATCGGGAGCCTTCGGCTTTATATCCAGATATCTCTCAATCGATCTGAGCTTTATGAGGTTCTCGGAGAACTCCTTGCCTTTGCCCATCGTCTTACCCTGCTCAAAATCGCCTTCCCCACCTGTGTAGTTGACGATGTGCATGAGGTTGAGCTCATGGAGCTTCTCCACCACAGACTCCATCACATTCTTCGACCCGGCGACGACTACACGACTCATCTCAACGGGTCTAAGCATGCAACAACCCCATAAACTCCTTTAGCAAGTATTCAACCGCTTTGTCCAGTTTTGCGTTTGCACTAGACCTCAAGGCATCTACCTTTCGCATGCCCTCGCTAATAACCGATTGCTTCTTGGCCTTAACTTCGCCCTCCGCCTTGGCGAGTTCCTTCTCGTAGAAGGCCTGTGCTTCGGATTCGGCTGTACGCACTATGTTCGCTGCTTCAGTAGTGGCATCGGCGATGCGTTTTTCCTTCTCCTGCAAGGCCTGCTGGACACTGGCCTTGGCATCCGCCTCTGCCTGCTTGATTCTCATCAAGATGTCATGTCTCGCCATCTGATCCCTCACTACATCCATGCTGTTTTTCAAACAGCGCGCGTCGCTTGACTCGTGACAGACTGTCAAACCATCCCCATCTACGAATATAAAACCTTCGGTTTCAGTCTCCCGAGATGAGCTCAAACACCCCATCGCTCAAGCGCACGTTTTAGCTCTTTATGCCTCTCTGCATACTCCATCACCGGTATGCCGCTCAGCCACGCCTCGACTGCCTGCACCATCGCCCTTGCCCCTGCAGTCGTCCCATCTGGATGCCCATGTACGCCACCGCCTGCCTGCACTATGCAGTCTATACCGTATCCATCCAGGTTGCCTGCGACCTTCCCGGGGTGTATGCCGCCTGAAGCCACCGGGAAAACTCTTTTCAGGCCATACCAATCCTCGCGCAAAGCATCTCTGCACTGGTCATTCTCCTCGATATCGCTGGCCATCTTGCCGACATAGCTGCCTGTGTGCAGGTTCGTGCCACCCGCCATTCTGACGAGCTTCGCTATGACGAGCATCGATATTCCATGCGCTCTGTCTCTCGTCATGGCTCCGTGCATTGTTCTATGCACATGTATCGGCAGATCCACCCCTCTTGCAAGCGCTTCGAGCGCGGAGAAACCAGCTGTCAGGACATCGACCATGAGCATGTTCGCGCCCCGGTCGATCGCCCTCTCCGCCCTTTCCAGGATCGTGTCGGCGCCAGTTGTGACGTTGACTGCGTAGAACGCCTTCTTCCCGGTCTCGCTCTCGACCCTGTCAAACTCCGCCATGACCTCCTCGACCCTTCTCTCCATCGGGCAGAACTTCTGATCTGTGAGCGTCTCATCGTCCTTGACGAGATCGAGGCCGCCTCTCACAGCAGCCCCTGCGACCTCAGCGGTCTGACTCGGGTTCAGCCCGACCTTGGGCTTGACTATCGTGCCAACAAGAGGACGATTGTATGCATCGATGATCCTCCTTGCCTCCTCTATCCCGAACTTCGGGCCGCTATGAGCTCTGACCAGTGACTCCGGAAAATCGACATCCACCAGTCGAACCTTCTTCAGAGCCTCCAGACCGAAGAGGTTCCCTGCGATAACAGACAGATACTGCGGTATGTTCCCAGGCTCGAAGAGCTCCACAGGGAACTCTATCTCCACGGTATTGCCATCTATCGAGAGGACACTCGCCGCGAGATCGCTCTCAGCTCCTCTCACCTCAGTCCATGTCCCGGTCGACTGCTCAGCAGCTATCGCCTCAGCAGCCTTTCTCATGGGAAGATCAGTCTCGACGCGGTAGCGCGCCACAACATCCCTCTGCATCATCTTCCACCCTTTTTGATGGTAATGAGATGCGTCGCAGGGAGATCCTCCTTCGAGCGTCCTCGACGTTCTCCCTAAGCTCCATAAAATCCTCAAAGCACCCCATACCCAGCTGTATTGTGATACGGATGCTCTTATAGTTGCCGATGAGGTCGACCAGTGATCAGATGAAAAATAAATAAGAACATTCACCAGTCCAAAGGAGCCAGGTAGTCGAAGACGCAGCATGACACGGCCACGGCTCTCATTTCGTCGCCGCTGCCGGTGGCATGATGGTAAAGTTCATGGAGAAGCGTGAGGGCGTCGGCACTTCCTGTATGACCATTGCAAGATACTCTGCCTATGCACACAGCAATCCAGTTGCAGTCGGGATGACCAGGCGAGTGGTAGGTCCTCCCATAAACACAATCACAGAGGGCGTGCCTCTCTGGCGGAAGCGTGCCCGCCCGGTACCCTCTCGGAAGTGTGTACGGCTTGATATATATCAAGACATTCTCCATGGCGCTTAGAATATCATCCGCCAGACTGCCAGTCCCAACACGGCCGCTCAGATAATCCATATCATCAAACTCGGGGAGCATGTAGTCTCTGGCACTCTCAGAAAGCTCCCCTCGCCCAATCCTCTCCTCTATCGTTCTGTTCCAATCATCGACAAACTCCGGCAGATCCTCAAGGGCATTCGATCTCAGGCGGGCATCGATATCCTCCAGAAAACCCCTGATGGTGTCCAGTTCGTCCGTATGTATTGTGCCACCAGCCGGACATCTGGCATTGTGGTAGCCCACTCTGGTTGTGTAATAGATGGTCTCATGCTCGTACACCTCACCATCTGCATTGCGCGCATGTAATGTCTGGATAATGGTAGGTCCTGCAGTGTAGATGTACGAGTTGCTGGAGGGCGTGACATGGCAGGAGCACTCCCACCCCCCTGCATCTGTAAATGTTCCAGGCTCCAGAACCTCTGCGCCTGGATAGAAGATGTAATCATGCATCTCATCAGCACCTCTGATCTCCCAGCTCAGCTCGACCTCCCCTGTGTTTTTCGGCACCGATGTCCTTGGCTTCACAGCGCTCATTGTGATCACAGGCGGACTGTTGCCCTTTCTGGCCCGCTGTTCCTGCTCTGTGGTTTCCATGCAGTGCAGCTCAGGAACAAAGATCGGGGACCGTGTCTCCACAACCATATTGGCAATCAATACCTTCTTTTTGCTCTTCGGGTCCCTGCTCCAAAGCCGGATCGCAGCTGTATGCCTACCACTGAGAGCTATGGGCCATCCGATATCCATTTTTCCGAATCTGTATGGGATTCTTGCATAGCCATTTGCTTTGATTCTGAGAGTTCTGTACTTCTCAGGTACGGATAATGCTTTACTGCCCGCCAGCTCGAGGACCACAGTGACATCTTTTTTGCCGGTGTTTTTTAAAAGCAATGCGTTCAAGCTCTTCGTGATTGCGAGAGCCTTCTCATGGGACGCTACTTCCACCATAAATTAACATTTACTTAAAAGCATAAGTACTTTTGGAATGTTGTCCGGGACCTGTCTGAATAAGGGCCGTGTGTTTGAATCGTGAGCCTTGAAGATATGCTCATCAAATAGACTCCCTTTTTATCCGGACACGTCCGTTGTCCGGGATGTATCTGAATAAGAGCTGAATTCAGAAACATATGGCTGACTGCTTTTGGATGGAGGAGATGCTCAAGCCTTATTTGGACAGGTCCGCTCACCCAACAGATAATCTTATGTAGCAGGAGCGTATCTTCGCATTGGATTTGCGTAAATCGCCCCACCGCACAGCCGGTGAGTGGGCGGCGCCGGATTCTGATCCGGGGCTGCTCCAGATCGGGCTCCTGGAGCCCAGGCGTTCTGGAGGAGTAATTGGAGATGGAGACGAAGGAGACTGAGAGCTCTGTTGAGCTGAGACATATAGTGCGCATTTACAACACCGATCTTGACGGGAAGAAGCAGGTTCAGATGGCTCTTACTGGCATCAAAGGCGTTGGCAGAAGGCTGGCCAGGGTGTTCGCAGTGAAGGCAGGCGTGGATCCCTGCGCGACTCTGGGGAAGCTGCCTGAGGAGCAGATAGAGGCTCTGAAGAATGTTATAGAGAGTGTCAGAGATAACATTCCAGCCTGGATGATGAACCGGAGGAAGGACATAATAACAGGCGTGGACAAACACGTCATGGGCGCCGAAGTCCTCACGACCCTCCGCGAGGATCTTGACATCATGAAGAAGACCAGAAGCTACAAGGGCATAAGGCATGAGCTCGGGTTGAGAGTGAGAGGGCAGAGGACCAGATCCACAGGCAGGAGCGGCGCGACCGTTGGTGTCACCAGGAAGAAGACGCAGGCGAAGAAATGATGTGCAGGTGATTATATGGGATATCCTGGCAAGAGCCACAAGACATATGATCGGCCTCGAAAGCCATGGGAAGCAGACAGGATGGCCAATGAGGTCGAGCTCATAAAGACCTACGGGCTGAGGAACAAGCGCGAGCTCTGGAAGGCTGAGAGCATTCTAAGAAAGTACAGGCGCGTTGGGAGGATGCTTCTCGCATCCAAGGCTCGTGGCGAGGCCAGAGCCGATATAGAGGCTGCTGCGGTTATCAATAGACTGTCACGCTTCGGCATCCTGAAGGATGGTGCAGATCTCGATGCCATACTCTCACTGAAGATCACAGATATCCTGGAGAGGCGGCTGCAGACACAGGTCTACAGACAGGGTCTCGCAAACACGATACGACAGGCGAGACAGTTCATAACCCACGGGCACATCCAGGTGGCAGGTCAGAGGGTGACCGTCCCGAGCTACCTGGTGAAGAGAGGGGACGAGATGACCATCGATTACTATGCAGGATCCCCGCTCGCCAGAGAGGGGCATCCGGAGAGGTCATCTAAGATCGTCGCCAGGACTG from Methanothrix thermoacetophila PT includes the following:
- a CDS encoding RuBisCO large subunit C-terminal-like domain-containing protein; amino-acid sequence: MLRLRLPGSFGLVNVLIYFSSDHWSTSSATIRASVSQYSWVWGALRILWSLGRTSRTLEGGSPCDASHYHQKGWKMMQRDVVARYRVETDLPMRKAAEAIAAEQSTGTWTEVRGAESDLAASVLSIDGNTVEIEFPVELFEPGNIPQYLSVIAGNLFGLEALKKVRLVDVDFPESLVRAHSGPKFGIEEARRIIDAYNRPLVGTIVKPKVGLNPSQTAEVAGAAVRGGLDLVKDDETLTDQKFCPMERRVEEVMAEFDRVESETGKKAFYAVNVTTGADTILERAERAIDRGANMLMVDVLTAGFSALEALARGVDLPIHVHRTMHGAMTRDRAHGISMLVIAKLVRMAGGTNLHTGSYVGKMASDIEENDQCRDALREDWYGLKRVFPVASGGIHPGKVAGNLDGYGIDCIVQAGGGVHGHPDGTTAGARAMVQAVEAWLSGIPVMEYAERHKELKRALERWGV
- a CDS encoding 30S ribosomal protein S13, translated to METKETESSVELRHIVRIYNTDLDGKKQVQMALTGIKGVGRRLARVFAVKAGVDPCATLGKLPEEQIEALKNVIESVRDNIPAWMMNRRKDIITGVDKHVMGAEVLTTLREDLDIMKKTRSYKGIRHELGLRVRGQRTRSTGRSGATVGVTRKKTQAKK
- a CDS encoding 30S ribosomal protein S4, translating into MGYPGKSHKTYDRPRKPWEADRMANEVELIKTYGLRNKRELWKAESILRKYRRVGRMLLASKARGEARADIEAAAVINRLSRFGILKDGADLDAILSLKITDILERRLQTQVYRQGLANTIRQARQFITHGHIQVAGQRVTVPSYLVKRGDEMTIDYYAGSPLAREGHPERSSKIVARTGGSA